The following coding sequences lie in one Passer domesticus isolate bPasDom1 unplaced genomic scaffold, bPasDom1.hap1 HAP1_SCAFFOLD_251, whole genome shotgun sequence genomic window:
- the LOC135292251 gene encoding serine protease 27-like yields the protein MGIEGVVWSRRDARGGRGHEEPSEVAGTGQGRRYLHRCADTCTGVRGTATPQPTCGSGHWGVAAEDDAVPCGTPVHRRVVGGSGAQEGQWPWTVSVAFRGRHVCGGALIAPAWVLTAAHCFPPENPLPEYRVTLGVLQLLSPPQAPLKSPQISPQIPSNPPQTPNS from the exons ATGGGCATTGAGGGCGTGGTTTGGTCTCGGCGGGACGCACGTGGGGGCCGTGGCCATGAGGAGCCCTCAGAGGTGGCAGGGACGGGGCAGGGGCGCCGATACCTGCACAGGTGCGCGGATACCTGCACAGGTGTGCGGGGAACAGCGACTCCCCAACCGACCTGCGGCTCAG GTCACTGGGGCGTGGCAGCCGAGGATGACGCAG TGCCGTGCGGGACCCCGGTGCACCGGCGCGTGGTGGGCGGCTCGGGCGCGCAGGAGGGCCAGTGGCCCTGGACGGTCAGCGTGGCCTTCCGGGGCCGCCACGTGTGCGGGGGAGCCCTGATCGCCCCCGCCTGGGTGCTGACGGCCGCGCACTGCTTCCCGCC gGAGAACCCCCTCCCCGAGTACCGGGTGACGCTGggggtgctgcagctcctgtcccccccccaagcccccctcaaatccccccaaatctccccccaaatcccctcaaatcccccccaaacccccaattCCTGA